A genomic region of Streptomyces diastaticus subsp. diastaticus contains the following coding sequences:
- a CDS encoding alkaline phosphatase PhoX, with protein MSATRRQVLARTGAVAGIAFTGSLTELFAGTAAAKGMGRAGYGPLVPDPKGLLDLPKGFRYRVLSREGDRMLSGEGEVPSNHDGMAAFGGRRGQVHLVRNHENRTDAEIRVPAVRGLTYDPEGLGGCTALTLDSANRVLGERVAIAGTSTNCAGGPTPWGTWLTCEETEDKAGTNGYTKDHGFIFEVDPTNPHRTGAVPLEAMGRFQHEAVAIDPRNGVVYETEDAFERPFGLFYRFLPVKPRGGLGSLRAGGSLQAMRVPGVPDLSAIQETGAAFDRVEWVDVPDPLAAETPIRFQDFGPKGITHAQKLEGCYWGGSSVYFVSSFARSNEGSAADHYGQIWRYDPARRRLTLVVVFGPDTDVQLPGEEPDNICLAPSGGLMVAEDGEGAQHVFGVTTRGEVYPMARGRQNIGTPEEPAWGEFAGICFSPDYDTMFVNCYTPGTTFAVTGPWHR; from the coding sequence ATGTCCGCGACACGCCGTCAAGTCCTCGCTCGTACCGGTGCCGTCGCCGGTATCGCCTTCACCGGCAGCCTGACCGAACTCTTCGCGGGCACGGCCGCCGCGAAGGGGATGGGGCGAGCCGGGTACGGTCCGCTCGTGCCCGACCCGAAGGGTCTCCTGGACCTGCCGAAAGGTTTCCGCTACCGGGTGCTGTCCCGCGAGGGCGACCGGATGCTCTCCGGTGAGGGCGAGGTGCCGAGCAACCACGACGGGATGGCCGCCTTCGGTGGGCGCCGGGGCCAGGTCCACCTCGTCCGCAACCACGAGAACCGCACCGACGCCGAGATCCGCGTACCGGCCGTGAGGGGGCTGACCTACGACCCGGAGGGGCTGGGCGGCTGTACGGCGCTCACCCTGGACTCCGCGAACCGGGTCCTCGGCGAGCGGGTCGCCATCGCGGGGACCTCGACCAACTGCGCGGGCGGGCCGACCCCGTGGGGCACCTGGCTGACCTGCGAGGAGACCGAGGACAAGGCCGGGACCAACGGCTACACCAAGGACCACGGCTTCATCTTCGAGGTCGACCCGACGAACCCGCACCGGACCGGCGCGGTCCCCCTGGAGGCGATGGGCCGCTTCCAGCACGAGGCGGTCGCGATCGATCCGCGCAACGGCGTCGTCTACGAGACGGAGGACGCCTTCGAGCGGCCGTTCGGCCTCTTCTACCGCTTCCTGCCCGTCAAGCCGCGCGGCGGGCTCGGCTCGCTGCGGGCCGGGGGGTCGCTCCAGGCGATGCGGGTGCCGGGGGTGCCGGACCTCTCGGCGATCCAGGAGACGGGGGCGGCCTTCGACCGGGTGGAGTGGGTGGACGTGCCGGACCCGCTGGCCGCGGAGACGCCGATCCGGTTCCAGGACTTCGGCCCGAAGGGCATCACCCACGCGCAGAAACTGGAGGGCTGCTACTGGGGTGGCTCCTCGGTCTACTTCGTCTCCAGCTTCGCGCGGAGCAACGAGGGTTCGGCCGCCGACCACTACGGCCAGATCTGGCGGTACGACCCCGCCCGGCGGCGCCTGACCCTGGTCGTCGTCTTCGGCCCCGACACCGACGTGCAGCTCCCGGGCGAGGAGCCCGACAACATCTGCCTCGCCCCCAGCGGCGGCCTGATGGTCGCGGAGGACGGCGAGGGCGCCCAGCACGTCTTCGGCGTGACCACGCGCGGCGAGGTCTACCCGATGGCGCGGGGCCGCCAGAACATCGGAACGCCCGAGGAGCCGGCGTGGGGCGAGTTCGCGGGCATCTGCTTCTCCCCGGACTACGACACGATGTTCGTCAACTGCTACACGCCCGGGACGACCTTCGCGGTGACGGGGCCCTGGCACAGGTGA
- a CDS encoding polysaccharide deacetylase family protein has translation MVRKARTRTGTALGALMALGAVAGCGQSAPAPHDTAPGPHASHSASPTVPAAPPTLAPGPGGLAPVFANGPRNGGRTVALTFDADMTADQGERAAGGERFDHPELIASLRRLKVPATVFMTGRWAEEYPDQAKAIGADPLFEVANHSYSHHAFTGDCYGLPRVARSEMRDDVERAYTAFRAAGVKKAMPYFRFPGGCYDDAALRAVSAAGVTAVQWDVVSGDAFATDADAVAQQVLDGVRPGSVVVMHCTRSAAPATERALRRIVPALREQGYRFVKVSELIGAASRKG, from the coding sequence ATGGTGCGTAAGGCAAGGACCCGGACCGGCACGGCGCTGGGCGCCCTGATGGCGCTGGGCGCGGTGGCCGGCTGCGGCCAGTCCGCCCCGGCCCCCCACGACACGGCGCCGGGGCCCCACGCCTCGCACTCCGCCTCCCCCACCGTCCCGGCGGCGCCGCCCACGCTGGCGCCGGGACCCGGCGGGCTCGCCCCGGTCTTCGCCAACGGCCCACGGAACGGCGGCAGGACCGTCGCCCTCACCTTCGACGCCGACATGACCGCCGACCAGGGTGAGCGGGCGGCGGGCGGTGAGCGCTTCGACCACCCCGAGCTGATCGCCTCGCTCCGGCGCCTGAAGGTGCCCGCCACCGTCTTCATGACCGGCCGGTGGGCCGAGGAGTACCCGGACCAGGCGAAGGCCATCGGCGCCGACCCGCTCTTCGAGGTCGCCAACCACTCGTACAGCCACCACGCCTTCACCGGCGACTGCTACGGGCTGCCGCGCGTCGCGCGGAGCGAGATGCGGGACGACGTGGAGCGGGCCTACACCGCCTTCCGCGCGGCCGGGGTGAAGAAGGCGATGCCGTACTTCCGGTTCCCCGGCGGATGCTACGACGACGCGGCGCTCCGGGCCGTCTCGGCGGCCGGGGTGACGGCCGTGCAGTGGGACGTGGTGAGCGGGGACGCCTTCGCCACCGACGCCGACGCGGTGGCGCAGCAGGTGCTGGACGGGGTGCGGCCGGGCTCGGTCGTCGTCATGCACTGCACCCGCAGCGCCGCGCCGGCCACCGAGCGGGCGCTGCGCCGGATCGTGCCCGCGCTGCGCGAGCAGGGGTACCGCTTCGTGAAGGTGTCCGAGCTGATCGGGGCGGCTTCGCGGAAGGGGTGA
- a CDS encoding peptidyl-tRNA hydrolase: protein MTGEPLSDSPFRDERTARDEAPQFVLPLVVRLERAEPPARTDALETAARAVLTLLCDPRSEGDGEWARAVRDWQDARIRKVVRRARGSEWRKAAALPGITVEDGGAEVRVHPPVPLDGWPRELAKLQVSGTELEDPEEPAEPAPGVPVLWLNPDVPMSAGKAMAQAGHGAQLAWWRLSAAERDAWREQGFALAVRTAGAARWKELVESGLPLVRDAGFTEIAPGSCTVVAEHPALVG from the coding sequence GTGACCGGCGAACCCCTCTCCGACAGTCCCTTCCGTGACGAACGCACCGCCCGCGACGAGGCGCCGCAGTTCGTGCTGCCGCTCGTCGTGCGGCTGGAGCGGGCCGAGCCGCCCGCCCGCACCGACGCGCTGGAGACGGCCGCGCGGGCCGTTCTGACACTGCTCTGCGACCCCCGGTCGGAGGGGGACGGAGAGTGGGCGCGGGCGGTACGGGACTGGCAGGACGCGCGTATCCGCAAGGTGGTGCGGCGGGCCCGGGGGTCGGAGTGGCGCAAGGCCGCGGCGCTGCCGGGGATCACGGTCGAGGACGGCGGCGCCGAGGTCCGCGTGCACCCGCCGGTGCCGCTCGACGGCTGGCCCAGGGAACTGGCCAAGCTCCAGGTCTCCGGCACCGAGCTGGAGGATCCGGAGGAGCCGGCCGAGCCCGCGCCCGGCGTACCGGTGCTCTGGCTCAACCCGGACGTGCCCATGTCGGCGGGGAAGGCGATGGCCCAGGCGGGGCACGGCGCGCAACTGGCCTGGTGGCGGCTGTCGGCGGCGGAGCGGGACGCCTGGCGCGAGCAGGGGTTCGCGCTGGCGGTGCGGACCGCGGGGGCCGCGCGCTGGAAGGAGCTGGTGGAGAGCGGACTGCCCCTGGTGCGGGACGCCGGGTTCACCGAGATCGCGCCCGGGTCGTGCACGGTGGTGGCGGAGCACCCCGCGCTGGTGGGGTGA
- a CDS encoding multinuclear nonheme iron-dependent oxidase has translation MAGIEWVEVVAENICPGHLPDSLRRLRERGVAVVPHGVGLGLGGAERPDPVRLAALAERAQALGAPLVTEHIAFVRAGGERTASPRLEAGHLLPVPRTREALAVLCENVRIAQDQLPVPLAVENIAALFSWPDEELTEGQFLHELADRTGVRLLIDVANLHTNHVNLGEDPSAALDALPLEALAYVHVAGGFERDGVWHDSHAHPVPEPVLAVLAELASRVRPPGVLLERDERFPSAAELAAEVARIRRTVASAGRTPVLVGARPAAGPGAGPTGPGAAKVPAKAAGETVRTRLAIGQTALLSALVAGTPAPEGFDRGRLRVQSRMLAAKRGDVVAFLAPELPRILGDTYRPRFLRYAAGRPLTGGHRSDALAFALHTLRHDPPAGRRARRELRDWWIERSGRASLVGRPWARWARVLRFALLGR, from the coding sequence ATGGCGGGGATCGAGTGGGTGGAGGTGGTGGCGGAGAACATCTGCCCCGGTCACCTCCCTGATTCGCTGCGGCGGCTGCGAGAGCGCGGTGTGGCGGTGGTGCCGCACGGGGTGGGTCTCGGGCTGGGCGGCGCGGAGCGGCCCGATCCGGTCCGGCTCGCGGCGCTGGCCGAGCGGGCCCAGGCGCTGGGGGCGCCGCTGGTCACCGAGCACATCGCGTTCGTCAGGGCGGGCGGTGAGCGGACCGCCTCGCCCCGGCTGGAGGCCGGGCACCTGCTGCCGGTGCCCCGGACGCGGGAGGCGCTCGCGGTGCTCTGCGAGAACGTGCGGATCGCCCAGGACCAGCTGCCCGTGCCGCTCGCCGTGGAGAACATCGCGGCCCTCTTCTCCTGGCCGGACGAGGAGCTGACGGAGGGCCAGTTCCTCCACGAGCTGGCCGACCGGACCGGCGTACGGCTGCTGATCGACGTCGCCAACCTGCACACCAACCACGTCAACCTGGGTGAGGACCCGTCGGCCGCCCTCGACGCGCTGCCGCTGGAGGCGCTGGCGTACGTCCATGTGGCGGGCGGCTTCGAGCGGGACGGGGTGTGGCACGACAGCCACGCCCACCCGGTGCCGGAGCCGGTGCTCGCGGTCCTGGCCGAGCTGGCGTCGCGGGTGCGGCCGCCCGGGGTGCTGCTGGAGCGCGACGAGCGGTTCCCCTCGGCGGCCGAACTGGCGGCGGAGGTCGCGAGGATCCGCCGGACGGTGGCGTCGGCCGGGCGGACCCCGGTTCTGGTGGGGGCGCGGCCGGCGGCCGGTCCGGGAGCGGGTCCGACCGGCCCCGGCGCGGCGAAGGTGCCCGCCAAGGCGGCGGGCGAGACCGTCCGGACACGGCTGGCGATCGGGCAGACGGCGCTGCTGTCGGCGCTGGTGGCGGGGACTCCGGCGCCGGAGGGGTTCGACCGGGGCCGGCTGCGGGTGCAGAGCAGGATGCTGGCGGCCAAACGCGGGGACGTGGTGGCCTTTCTCGCCCCGGAGCTGCCGCGCATCCTCGGCGACACGTACCGGCCGCGGTTCCTGCGGTACGCGGCGGGCCGTCCGCTGACCGGCGGTCACCGTTCGGACGCGCTCGCCTTCGCGCTCCACACGCTGCGGCACGATCCTCCGGCCGGGCGCCGGGCGCGGCGTGAGCTGCGCGACTGGTGGATCGAGCGGTCGGGCCGGGCGTCGCTGGTGGGCAGGCCGTGGGCCCGGTGGGCGCGGGTGCTCCGCTTCGCGCTGCTGGGTCGCTGA
- a CDS encoding alpha/beta hydrolase — MRAPLIFTTATALLLAPLAALPQAPAAAAPAPPGGAEARGVALAAERAARTPVVFGRCPDEEGLPRSLECGTVRVPLDYAAPDGKQIDLTVSRVRAAGPARERQGALVFNPGGPGASGMLFPLVGIFPEWKRLGSVYDLVGYAPRGVGRSAPLSCRDPREKPDGTWQAPEHPTEEQKAERIAVAKAYARGCAERSGERLRHVTSLNNARDLEVLRAGLGERKLTFMGASYGTYFGALYATLFPSHVRRMVFDSAVDPTPSRVWYRNNLAQSAAFEERWADFRRWIASHDAVYGMGSDGAQVLAGYRRAREKLAAEPAGGRVGPAQLQAVMLRAGYYEDYWPSHAGALAAYLKGDPQPLVNLATPLEEGAAEAENARAVYTAVECNDAPWPTRWETWDRDHTRLARRAPFETWENAWLNLPCAYWKEPRQSPLDVRVRPGELPGTLILAGERDAATPYAGALELRRRLPGASLVTERGAGTHGLAGGPNACVNQHVEAYLIDGKLPGRSTDCAARPAPEPESQDASSPAGDEADGNGGRALRPALPRAAGTRPAAR, encoded by the coding sequence ATGCGCGCACCGCTCATCTTCACCACCGCCACGGCGCTGCTCCTCGCCCCGCTCGCGGCCCTCCCGCAGGCGCCCGCCGCCGCTGCCCCGGCCCCGCCCGGCGGCGCGGAGGCGCGCGGGGTGGCACTGGCGGCCGAGCGGGCGGCGAGGACCCCGGTCGTGTTCGGGCGGTGTCCCGACGAGGAGGGGCTGCCCCGGTCGCTGGAGTGCGGCACGGTGCGGGTCCCGCTGGACTACGCGGCGCCCGACGGGAAGCAGATCGACCTGACGGTGAGCCGGGTGAGGGCGGCCGGTCCGGCGCGGGAGCGGCAGGGCGCGCTGGTCTTCAACCCGGGCGGGCCGGGCGCCTCGGGGATGCTCTTCCCGCTGGTGGGGATCTTCCCCGAGTGGAAGCGGCTGGGGTCGGTCTACGACCTGGTCGGGTACGCGCCGCGCGGGGTGGGCCGGTCGGCGCCGCTCTCCTGCCGGGACCCGCGCGAGAAGCCGGACGGGACGTGGCAGGCGCCCGAGCATCCGACCGAGGAGCAGAAGGCGGAGCGGATCGCGGTGGCCAAGGCGTACGCGCGGGGGTGCGCGGAGCGGAGCGGGGAGCGGCTGCGGCACGTCACCTCGCTGAACAACGCCCGGGACCTGGAGGTGCTGCGAGCCGGTCTCGGTGAGCGGAAGCTGACGTTCATGGGCGCGTCGTACGGCACGTACTTCGGGGCGCTGTACGCGACGCTCTTCCCCTCGCACGTGCGGCGGATGGTCTTCGACTCGGCGGTCGACCCGACCCCCTCGCGCGTCTGGTACCGGAACAATCTGGCCCAGTCGGCGGCGTTCGAGGAGCGGTGGGCGGACTTCCGGCGGTGGATCGCCTCACACGACGCGGTGTACGGGATGGGCAGCGACGGGGCACAGGTGCTGGCGGGGTACCGGCGGGCACGGGAGAAGCTGGCGGCGGAGCCGGCCGGGGGCCGGGTCGGGCCGGCGCAGCTCCAGGCGGTGATGTTGCGGGCCGGCTACTACGAGGACTACTGGCCCTCGCACGCCGGGGCGCTGGCGGCCTACCTGAAGGGCGATCCGCAGCCGCTGGTCAATCTGGCGACGCCGCTGGAGGAGGGCGCGGCGGAGGCGGAGAACGCGCGGGCCGTCTACACGGCGGTGGAGTGCAACGACGCGCCGTGGCCGACGCGTTGGGAGACCTGGGACCGGGACCACACCCGGCTGGCCCGCCGGGCGCCGTTCGAGACCTGGGAGAACGCCTGGCTGAATTTGCCGTGCGCGTACTGGAAGGAGCCCCGGCAGAGCCCGCTGGACGTACGGGTGCGGCCGGGTGAGCTGCCCGGAACGCTGATCCTCGCCGGGGAACGGGACGCCGCGACCCCGTACGCCGGGGCGCTGGAGCTGCGGCGGCGGCTGCCGGGCGCCTCGCTGGTGACCGAGCGGGGCGCGGGGACGCACGGGCTGGCGGGCGGGCCCAACGCCTGCGTCAACCAGCACGTCGAGGCTTACCTGATCGACGGGAAGCTCCCCGGGCGGAGCACCGACTGCGCGGCCCGGCCGGCTCCGGAGCCGGAGTCGCAGGACGCCTCGTCCCCGGCCGGGGACGAGGCGGACGGGAACGGCGGCCGCGCGCTGCGGCCGGCGCTCCCCCGGGCCGCCGGGACGCGTCCGGCGGCCCGGTGA